The proteins below are encoded in one region of Scyliorhinus torazame isolate Kashiwa2021f chromosome 16, sScyTor2.1, whole genome shotgun sequence:
- the LOC140392529 gene encoding polyhomeotic-like protein 2 isoform X4, whose translation MDDLSQQDSKEKEEDALKLKCEFCGRLDYAHKFKGSKRFCSMACAKRYNVGCSKRVGLFKPDKSKYLQKKEGGKLGRRGPRKNSLHNTNKEQHKKQLKPPANMGLSQEDSSRGSDNSSYEEPLSPISASSSTSRRRQSERELDIHDMRMRDPMGIAHHFLPSDATKWNVEDVCEFIRSLPGCQEIADEFRTQEIDGQALLLLKEDHLMSAMNIKLGPALKIYARINMLKDS comes from the exons ACTCTAAGGAAAAGGAAGAGGATGCTCTCAAACTGAAATGTGAATTTTGCGGGAGGCTTGATTACGCTCATAAGTTCAAAGGATCAAAAAGATTTTGCTCCATGGCCTGTGCAAAGAG GTATAATGTTGGCTGCAGTAAGCGAGTGGGTCTCTTTAAACCAGACAAGAGCAAATACTTACAGAAGAAGGAAGGAGGCAAATTAGGTCGGCGAGGTCCAAGAAAGAACAGTTTACACAATACCAATAAAGAACAacacaagaaacagctgaag CCGCCAGCTAACATGGGGCTAAGTCAGGAGGATTCGAGCAGAGGCTCCGACAATTCCAGCTATGAAGAACCACTGTCGCCCATCTCTGCCAGCTCCTCCACCTCACGGAGGCGACAGAGTGAACGGGAGCTGGATATTCATGACATGAGGATGCGAGATCCAATGGGAATTGCCCATCACTTCTTGCCGAGTGACGCCACCAAGTGGAACGTCGAGGACGTGTGTGAATTCATTCGCTCACTGCCAG GTTGCCAGGAGATCGCTGATGAATTCCGGACACAGGAGATTGATGGCCAGGCACTTTTGTTACTCAAGGAAGATCATCTGATGAGCGCCATGAATATTAAGTTAGGGCCAGCTTTGAAAATATACGCCAGAATCAACATGCTGAAAGATTCCTAA